The region TTGAATCTATCTGTTTACCCCCTCATTAACACCTCAACAGCTATGAAAAAGTTAAGCGTTCCTTTCTCCAGACTGCATACTACCGGAAATGAGCTAATTTACCTGCAACAGGCTATCGAGAATGGTCAAACCGCAGGTGATGGCTTGTTTACAAAACGATGTCAGTCCTGGCTGGAAGAGCATTTTGGCAGTCAGAAGGTTTTACTTACAAACTCTTGCACAGCCGCGTTGGAAATGGCAGCAATTTTGGCAGATATCCAACCTGGTGATGAAGTAATCATGCCATCCTACACATTTGTCTCCACTGCAAACGCTGTTGTATTAAGAGGGGGAATTCCAGTATTTGTTGATGTACGCCCTGATACTTTGAACCTGGATGAATCACAGGTAGAGGCAGCAATTACATCGAAAACTAAAGCAATTTCACCTGTGCACTATGCTGGGGTCGGTTGCGAGATGGATGAAATTCTGGCGATCGCGAATCGTCATGGGCTGACTGTAATTGAGGATGCTGCTCAAGGTTCCTTTGCTCAATACCAAGGTAAACCTTTGGGAACCTTTGGACATTTAGCTGCATTCAGCTTTCATGCCACCAAAAATATTGTGTCTGGCGAAGGCGGAGCTCTTGTGATTAATGATCCAAAGATGGTTGAACGGGCAGAAATCATTTGGGAAAAAGGCACAAATCGCAGTCAGTTTTTCCGGGGTGAAGTTGATAAATATACCTGGATTGATGTTGGGTCGTCTTTCTTACCCAGTGAACTAACTGCAGCGTTCCTCTATGCTCAACTAGAATGCGGTGAGGAAATTACTCAGCGTCGATTAGCCTTCTGGAATCGCTATCATTGGGCATTTGCCAAGCTAGAGTTTGAAGGATTGGCGAATCGTCCTAAAATTCCGCTTCACTGCCAGCACAATGCTCATATCTATCACTTGATGCTGGATAGTTTAGAAACTCGAACCCGAGTACTCTCCTATCTCAAAGAGCGCGGAGTTCAGGCAACGTTCCACTATGCCCCCTTGCACAGTTCACCTGCTGGACAAAAGTTTGGGCGGTTCGTAGGAGATATGGCGGTAACCAATGACATTGCTGATCGCATCTTGCGGTTACCCATGTCTGCCAATATGACGTTAGAAGAGGTAGATCAAATTATTACCCTGGTGTTTGAGGCATTAGGAACTCATTGGAGTGTACGGAACATGTTCTACCAGCCTTATCATCAGCAAAAGGTTGTGCAACCAGATCGGGACCTAACACGAGTCTAGCTAGCCATTGTTTAGAGATGAGGTGAGAGTAGTGGAGAAGGGCTTCGGCTATTCTCCACTTTTTTGCCATCAGGGTTGCAAAAGAACAAGGCTACAGCGTTCAATGGCAGCTAGACCTTTTAACGATGTGACTATGACTTGTCAGGCAACGCTGGCTCAGCTAACTTCTCTTCTCGATGCAACTCCTGTTAATGTACTGGATTCTGTGTTGCCAACTCTTGCAACTGCGATTAACACAGATACTCGCAGTCTTCAACCTGGGGAAGTATTTTTGGCATTGCGGGGAGAAACTTTTGATGGTCACTCGTTTGTTGAAACCGCTTTTGAGAAGGGGGCAATCGCAGCAATTGTTGATTCTCCCGCTCCTATCCCTTATCCCTTTTTACAAGTTCCAGATACCCTGAAGGCTTATCAAGCAATCGCCCACTGGTGGCGAACTCAGTTCACAAACCCTGTCATCGCAGTCACAGGTTCTGTGGGCAAAACTACCACGAAAGAACTGATTGCAGCCGTTTTGTCAGTGCCTCGCAGTTCAGACTTTACGCCTCAAGTGCTGAAAACTCAGGCGAATTTTAACAATGAGATTGGGGTGCCCAAAACCCTCTTAGAACTGGGTTCCAACCATGATTACGCGATTGTTGAAATGGGGATGCGGGCACGAGGAGAAATCGCCCTACTGAGCCAGATTACCCAACCGGATATTGCCGTCATTACGAATGTGGGAACCGCACACATTGGACGCCTGGGATCAGAGGCAGCGATCGCCCAGGCAAAATGTGAACTCTTAGCTGAAATGCCCACTAGCAGCATCGCTGTTTTGAATCACGACAATCCCTTACTGCTGCACACTGCACAATCCATCTGGCAAGGCAAAACTATCACGTTTGGGCTGGAAGGGGGTGATATTCAAGGGCAACTGGTATCTCCCGAAATATTGCGCGTCGATGGAATTGATTTGCCGTTGCCCCTCGCTGGTCGCCATAACGCTTTAAACTACTTGGCAGCGCTGGCAGTTGCCAAAGTTCTAGGGCTGGATTGGGCACCCTTAACTGCTGGATTATCTGTTGAGTTGCCAGGTGGACGAGCAAAACGGCTGGAGTTACCAAATGATGTGGTGATTTTGGATGAAACCTATAATGCTGGACTGGAATCTATGTTGGCATCATTGCATCTGCTAGCGCAAACCTCTGGTCGGCGTCGTATCGCTGTATTAGGCACAATGAAAGAGTTGGGAGAGCAATCGCCGAAGTTTCATTACCAAGTTGGCGCCTTTGTGCAGCAACTCCAGCTTGATCACCTGCTGATTTTGGCAGAAGAACCGGAAGCCAGCGCTATGCAGGATGGAGCAGGCAACGTTCCGGCTGAAAAATTTACGAATCATGTCGCAGTCGTGGAGCGCTTGCAAGAGCTAGTGCAACCGGGCGATCGCTTATTGTTCAAAGCGTCTCGTGCTGTAGCGTTAGATCGGGTCGTCGCGCAGTTTAGGCAGGACTATGAGAGTTGTTCAAGCTCGAAGCCAGTTTAGTTTTTCACGTAGACTGGAATAGTCCGCTTTTGTTATTAAGTTGGTGATTGGCGATGGTTTCCCCTTCAACGGTTGCTCCAAATTCCACAGCCTCTTTGGTCAAAATGGCTCAACGCACCAGAGCCAGTGCCCGTTTGTTAGGAACAACGCCAACCGAGCAAAAAAATCAGGCATTAGAAGCGATCGCTCAATCGTTAGAAACCTCTGCACTAGATATTTTGGCTGCAAACCAGGCAGACTGTGAGGCAGCCAAGGCAGAAGGCATTCCCAATTCGTTGTATGCTCGCTTGAAACTGGATGACACAAAACTGCAAAGTGCGATCGCAGGTGTGCGCGATGTTGCCAAGCTGCCTGATCCTGTAGGAACTGTACAACTTCATCGAGAATTGGATACGGGATTAGAACTGAAACGAGTTACCTGTCCATTGGGCATATTAGGGGTGATTTTTGAAGCCCGCCCCGATGCAGTCGTACAAATTTCCAGTCTGGCAGTGAAGTCTGGTAATGGGGTGATTCTCAAAGGAGGTAAGGAGGCAATTCGCTCTTGCGAAGCACTGGTAAAAGCCATTCATCATGGCTTGGAACAGGTTGGCATTGATCCAGCCGTAGTGCAACTGTTGACCACGCGAGAAGAAACCCTGGAATTGCTAAAGCTTGACCAGTACGTGGACTTGATTATTCCCAGAGGCTCGAATTCGTTTGTGCGTTTTGTGCAAGACAACACTCGCATTCCCGTGTTGGGACACGCTGATGGCATTTGCCATGTGTATGTGGACAAAGCCGCTAATATTCAGCAGGCGATCGCCATTACGGTAGACTCCAAAATTCAATATCCGGCAGCTTGCAATGCTGTAGAAACATTGTTAGTGCATCAAGCGATCGCAACAGATTTTTTGCTAGAAGCAGTCACCATTCTGCAAGGCAAAAATGTGGAACTGCGAGGGGATGCTCGCACGCTGGATATTCTCAATATCAAGCCCGCTACTGAAGCAGATTGGTCTACTGAATATGGTGATCTAATTCTGGCAATTAAAATTGTCGATTCCTTAGACGACGCGATCTCCCATATCAATACTTATGGATCAAGACATACGGAAGCAATCGTCACAAACAATGCTGAAACGGCAAAAATCTTCATGTCCCAAGTGGATGCCGCTGGCGTCTATCATAACTGTTCCACGCGCTTTGCTGACGGCTTCCGCTATGGTTTTGGTGCAGAAGTCGGCATCAGCACACAGAAAATGCCGCCTCGTGGGCCCGTTGGGTTAGAAGGCTTAGTGACTTACAAATATCAACTGGAAGGGAACGGACATATTGTTGCGACCTATGCGGGCTCGAATGCAAAACCATTTACACATCGGGATTTGGCTTGACTCTTACGAGTGATCTACCATCTTTCGATAACGCTCCTAAGCTATATTAAAAACCAAGTAATTTAGGTAAAAACCAAGTGATTTAGAACAACCGTAGAGCTACTTTGATCTAAGTAAAATTAGCCTTTTTTTTCAGGAACCGAGCATTTTTTCTTAAAGAATTGGGACAAGCAGGTTGTCATTGCAAAAGCAGCAAGGATAGAAATCATTATTCTTGAGCATTGCGAATCGTCCAGGGTGCAATGAGCATTGCCAATGAACTACCCCGCTGCAAGCAGACGGGGTATCAGAATCAAAAAAGAGTAAGCTGCTCATCTCGGTGTAGCTTGAGATATTCGTTACCCTGATTTTTGACGTAGTTCGCAATCATCCCTTCATCCCCGTGTTTCCCAACTGTACTTGCAAAATAGCCATCACTCCAAAACTCTCCACCCCATAGCTTTTGCTTCACCTGAGGACAACGCCGAAACACTTCCCTTGCGGTCAAACTCTTGATCATTTTGACCAATTTGGTCACGCTGTATGTCGGCACCGATTGGACTAAAAAGTGCACATGGTCTTTGTCTACACCGATTTCTATAAATTTAATCTCGTAGCGTTTCTCAATCTCCAGGCAAACTTCTCGCAAAACTTCATCGACCTGTTCATCAAACACAGCCCGCCGATACTTTGCTGGAAACACAAGGTGGTATAGCAAAACCGTAACGTTATGACTTTTGTGGATGTACTCGCTCATCCCTGCATTTTACGCTGCAGAGCAGCGGGGAATTGACCCATAGAGATTAAAATAAACATGATTACCATTGAGATAAAACTTTTAGCAATTTCTCTTGTTTTTGCGTATTCCAGAACAAACAACAAGATAGGAATTAACAATGCAATTGGTTTCACATAACTTGCACCAGCAAGAACAATCCCAATAACGCCAGATCTAAACCAGAGAGCAAGAGATTCATTTGTCCATATCGCTAGAGAAAGCACGATTAATGCAGTGAAAAGCTGTTCACTTGCTAACACAGTAGTAAATTGAATTTGACTTGGCCATAGCGCCAGTAAAATTCCTGTAATTACAGCAACTCGTTGATCAAAAAAGTGCTTTGCTAAATGCATGGATAACCAAATTGTTAGCAAACCCAGAAAAATATTTAAGATGGCAATTTGAAAATAATTATGACCAAAAAATCGGAAAAACAATGAATAAACAAATGATGTGCCAACTGGCCAATAGGCAGATGGAGAGTGCGCTGTCCAGCCGTATCCTGCACCATTGGCTAGATTTTGAGCAAATACATCATAGGCATGGCTGTCAGAAATCGGTACAACAGGAACCGCACTACTAGATATAGGGTTTGCACTTCTGCCAAAGTTGGGGCGATCTACATAAAGTTCTGGTGAACTCCCAACAGATAGCTCCGCATTAATACGGGGAGTATGCAAGAATCTTTTTAGAAAAAATAATTGATTGGTGAGCAAGGTGTTGCAAACCGATAGCGGTATCTTTAACGCAGGCACACTGGATACCAGCTTTGGCAATAATGGAACCGTCGTCACTCCCTCTGCTGGGTTTGCCCACAGTATCACCCTACAGGATGACGGCAAACTGCTGGTGGCTGGAACAACCCTAGGCGGCAGCAGCTTTGCTCTGGGTCGCTACACCAACGATGGTAGGCTAGACTCCAGCTTTGGCGCAGGCGGTATTGTCACTACGAACTTCTACACTCCCCCACCCTTCCTTAGCGGCTTTGATACTGAGATCGGCTTCAGCGTTCTGACTCAGGCAGATGAACTGATGCAAATCAGGCTCCGACCAACTTAAGTTTGAGCAACACCAACATTGCAGAGAATTTGGCAAGCGGGGCGATCGTCGGCACATTCACCACCAGTCGTTCAACTTTGAGGCAAAATCCGCCTACAGTATTCGAGTTCGCACCGATGATGGCAAAGGTGGTGTTTTGGAGCAAGTCTTCACAATTCGAGTGCAGGATGTGAATGATGCTCCTAGTGCTGCCACACCACTCACTAATCGCACGGCAACCGTGGGCAGGTCATTCCGCTATGTGGTTCCAGCCAACACCTTCTTTGATGAGGATGCTGCTGCTAATGATGAAGCAGATTGGCTGACTTTTAGTGCAACGCTAAGTAATGGGAACCCCTTGCCCAGTTGGCTCAGGTTTAACCCAAACACGAGAACCTTTAGCGGAACCCCCACTAGTGTAAATGTTGGTACTTTAAATATCGTCGTGAGAGCCAGCGATCGCGCTGGTGCTTCCGCAAGTTCCAGTTTCTTGCTCACTGTCCGGTAAGTTGATTGCGAACAAGGGGACGTTGCATCGGGTTTTACAATGTTACGTCCCTTTGCCTACGTTAAACAAATACCACAACTCCTAGACTTTCTTGTGCTAAGCGATTGACAGAGCAGAGGGCATAGGTTCCTGACTGGAGGGCAAGAGAACTGACGGTTGCGGGAAGAATGCGCTGCAAAATCCATTGGTTACCAGTTTGCCGATACAATGTCCAGGATCGAACCTCTGGTGAAGCAGCATTCCAGTTGAGAGTTCCGTTGCCGCCTCGAACACCTGCAGGCAGTTTAGGCGGGAGAGCCGTCAGCCAGGGAATAACTGGTGCTAAAGCGGGAGTGCGATAGGTAACGGTGCGGAAGCGATCGCTCACCCCTTGCCGATTCTCCAAAAGCGTATTCATGCTGAAAAAGATGTTTCCTAGTACTTCTGGAGAGGTGACCTGGCGAGTAATTTCAATTTGACGCTCAATTTCTGAGAGTTCCCAAGCTCTGCCATCCAGTTGAGCAATATTATTCCCGATGTAAAGGTGGCGCTGTTTGGGATTATTACTTGCCCACCAATTCAGCAGCACTGGGTAACTTTGAGCAGGTGAATCGATGCGCCAATAGAGTTGGGGAGCGAGATAATCCACCCAACCCTGTTGCAGCCATTTCAGCGCATCGGCATAGAGTTGGTCATAGGCATCCAAGCCGCGAATTTGGGGCGGTTGTCCGGGGCGATAAATACCAAAGGGACTGATGCCAAACTTGACATGGGGCTTGGCGGCACGGATGCCAGAAGCAAGTCGCTGAATCAGTTGATTCACATTGTCTCTGCGCCAATCGCTGAGAGACAGAGTGCCGCCACTGTTGCGATAAGCCTGGTAGGTTTTGCTGTCGGGAAAACTCTGTCCGGCAATGGGGTAGGGGTAAAAGTAGTCGTCCAGATGAATGCCATCCACATCATAACGCTGCACCACATCCATAATCACGTTATAAGTGCGGTCTTGCACCACCTTCACGCCTGGATCCATCCAGAGTTGAGTGCCCCATTCGTAAACCACGTCTGGATTGGTAACGGCAATGTGGGGACGCACATTCACCGTATTGCGAGAGGTGCGGGCACGATAGGGGTTAAACCAGGCATGAAGTTCAATGTTGCGTTTGTGGCACTCGGCGATCGCAAATGCCAATGGGTCATACAGTGGATTGGGCGCTTGTCCTTGCGTTCCCGTCAACCAGTTGCTCCACGGATCGAGGGAGGATTGGTACAACGCATCGCCTTCGGGACGTACCTGGAGAATCAGTGCATTGAAGTTGGTAGCTTGCAGTTGCTCCAGAATCCGGATGAATTCCGCCTGTTGCTGTTGGGAGGAAAGCCCGGTTCTGGAGGGCCAATCCTTATTCCAAACAGAGGTAATCCAGGCGGCACGAAATTCTCGTGGATGGCTGACTTGCACGATTTGCACAGGTGACCATTGCACAATGTAGGGAGAGGCGATCGCGGGCGCCTGATTCAACGCCACCAAACATTGATAAACGAAGGCTGAAACTTCAGCGCGGGTGGTGGGCTGGGTGGGGCGCAGGCGGCGCAGGGCAGGATAATTCACAACGATTTGGTTTGCCGTAGCTGTGGCGATCGCGCTGCTTGCCCAAGTTGGAATTTGGGCTGCATCTTCGTACATATCTGGCAGGGGAACAGTTTCTGTGGTTGTTAGCCCTAACCCACCGACCAGCGATACAAGAGTATGCGATCGCGGAATTGAGTCATTGGGGCGAAACTGCTGCCCTGGAAAACCGCTCAAAAACCCTGTCTCATACGCCCAACGAATGGCGCTAGCTGCCCAAAAGCTAGCTGGCACATCCACAAATGGCACATAGGGGCGAGTTCCAGTTCGGGGAAAGGCGGTTTGCAAGATCACGGCAAATTCTGCCCGCGTTACGCCTCGTTCTGGGCGAAAAGTGCCATCGGGAAACCCACGAATGATATTGCGTTGGGCTAATCCTTCGATGAATGAGCGGGCCCAGTGAGTTCGCACATCCAAAAAACGGGCAGAAGCAACCATAAGTTTGCAGATGAATTTTTCTCTTCCATTAAATATTTGCCCAGTGCAAATGGAGATGGGGTAATTTAAATTTTTCGTAAGTGCGATCACGATTGATTAATGAACCTCGCGATCGCTTCTCACTAATCGTCAGCAAGTTAGCCTTGCCGCAATTTTTCCAGAACAGAGCGATCTTCCAATGTTGAGGTATCACCTGAGACGTCTTCGCCGGATGCGAGGGAGCGCAGTAAGCGGCGCATGATTTTGCCGGAGCGGGTTTTGGGCAGGGCATCGGCAAAGCGGATTTCCCCAGGACGAGCGATCGCGCCAATTTCATCCGCCACATGTTTCTTCAATTCATTTTTCAACTCGTCGCTAGCAGAAACATTCCCTTCCAGTGTCACAAACGCCACAATATCCTGCCCCTTCAGTTCATCGGGTTTACCTACCACAGCAGCTTCTGCTACGGCGGGATGGGAGACGAGTGCCGATTCAATTTCCATCGTGCCGAGGCGGTGTCCAGCCACGTTGATTACATCATCTACCCGGCCCATCACCCAGAAGTAACCATCCTCATCCTGACGAGCACCATCGCCTGCAAAATAGAGGTATTGCCCGTCTCTGGGAGGGATGTGCTCCCAGTAGGTACGGCGGAAGCGGTCTGGATCACCATACACGGTCCGCATCATACCGGGCCACGGGTGGGTCACTGCCAAGTAACCACCTTCATTCGTAGCAGCAGGATTGCCATCCAGATCCACAATCTCTGCCAGGATACCAGGGAAAGGCAGGGTTGCTGAACCAGGTTTTGTAGGAATTGCCCCTGGAAGTGCCGTGATCATAATGCCGCCCGTCTCAGTTTGCCACCAGGTATCGACAATTGGGCAGCGTTCTCTACCAATTACGCGGTAGTACCACATCCAAGCTTCAGGATTAATCGGTTCGCCCACCGTTCCCAACAGCCGTAATGAGGAAAGATTACGAGCATTGGGCAAATGTTCACCCATCTTGATGAAAGCTCGAATAGCAGTGGGAGCGGTGTAAAAAATATTGACCCCGTATTTTTCAATCACATCCCAGAAGCAACCAGGATTGGAAGGGCGGGGTGCCCCTTCGTACATTAGCGTCGTTGCGCCATTTGATAAAGGACCATAGACGATGTAGCTATGTCCGGTAATCCAGCCCACATCAGCAGTGCACCAATACACATCGGTATCTCGCAGATCAAAAATCCATTTGGTCGTCATGTGGGTATAGAGATTGTACCCGCCTGTGGTGTGCACCACGCCTTTCGGTTTTCCAGTACTGCCAGAGGTGTAGAGGATGAATAGCATGTCTTCGCTATCCATTGGTTCGGCGGGGCAATCAGCAGATGCGCCTTGCTGCAAATCGTGCCACCAATGATCTCGTCCTGGTTCCATGTGCACAGTTTGTTTCGTGCGTTGGACAACCAGCACATTTTCGACACTGGGTGCGCCATTGGTTGCCAAGGCTTTGTCTACCTGGTCTTTCAAGGGCACGATCGCATCTTTGCGCCAGCCCCCATCTGCTGTAACCACCAGTTTGGCTTCGGCATCCACCAGGCGATCGCGCAGGGCTTCTGCACTGAATCCACCAAAGACAACCGAATGGGGGGCACCAATCCGGGCACAGGCAAGCATCGCGATCGCCGCTTCTGGAATCATGGGCATATAAATCCCTACGCGATCGCCCTTTTTCACGCCTAATTGCTTCAACACATTAGCAAACTGGCACACTTCCCGGTGTAGTTGGGCATAGGTGAGGGTGCGCGAATCCCCCGGTTCGCCTTCCCAAATTAGGGCAGCCTTGTTGCGTCGCCAGGTATGAAGATGGCGATCCAGACAGTTGTAGGAAATATTGATTTTGCCGTTGACAAACCATTTCACAAACGGCGGTTGCCAATCCATCACCGTGTCCCATTTCTGAAACCAGTGCAGTTCTTGCTCAGCTAACTCTGCCCAAAATGCCTGGGGATCTGCCTTAGCTTTGTCATAAAGCTGTCTATACTCGTCCAGGCTTTTGATGTGAGCTTGTTGCGAAAACTCAGCAGGCGGCTTAAATAGCCGATTTTCGTGGAGAACCGATTCAATCGTAGGCTGAGACATGGGCTTATTAAACGAGATTAAGATTGGCAATTCTTGATTTTAGAGTGCTGTTCTATGAATTGAGCATTGTTTGATGGAGTTTTTAGATTTTGACTGCGATCGCAAGCGTTCAAGAGTCTGTTGCATTTATACTGCATGGCAGTAGAAAAGTCACGGTATCCAGTCCTGAATAAATCAGCATTCCCAGACCAATGAAGCAATAGAGGGATGAGTGATGGCAAAACAAGCCCTCCTCTACTGTCAATAACTCAGTCTGATACCCACTAGGAGTCTTGTTTCTGCATCTCCATGACTTTCCATTTCTTATAGAGCGAGTTCTAACTGGATTTTTTGTACTTCTCAGTTTTGGTCTTCAAAAGCCGGATGCGCTACAAGTCTCCTGTATTTTGATGGGGATTTACTCTAACCAGTTAGACGAGCAAAAACCAACTCTTCCTATATCCCTGGTTACTTCCTTAGCGTTAGTTGCTTTCGTTCCCAAAATACTTGCAGTTCTTGGTCTAGGTCAATATCAGGTTACCAATCCCTCCCTCTTCCAATATGCCGTTGCGTATTAGTTGGAATGTTTTGGTCACCTATTTTGGAATACGGCAGAAAGTTAATCAACAGATGATGTTCATTTTCAACTGGTTTCCTGGTTCAGAATAGTTTTTGCTCAAAAGGTCGTCATTATGTTCTTCACTGAATTATTTACGAATCCAGTCTTCTTTTTCCGCTATGTCGCGATCGTCATTATTTCCATTACTGTGCACGAGCTGGCGCATGGTTGGGTAGCCGTTGCACAAGGAGACGATACTCCACAAAAAACAGGGCATCTCACGCCAAATCCTCTAGTTCACATAGGTGTGGGATCAATTATCTTCCTCTGTGTGGCTGGAATTGCCGCTGGGCAAATGCCTGTGAATCCTGCTAAGTTCCGATCTCCTCGCCTCAGCAGTATTCTGGTTTCCGCTGCTGGTCCATGCTCAAACCTGGCATTGGGGCTTCTTTGCATTGTCATCCTTAATCTAATTACAAAGACCTCTTCTGCTCACGTCTGGAGTGTTGACCTCTTTCTCCTGGCAACCCAAATCAATCTCGTGCTGT is a window of Leptolyngbyaceae cyanobacterium JSC-12 DNA encoding:
- a CDS encoding acetyl-coenzyme A synthetase (IMG reference gene:2510094809~PFAM: Domain of unknown function (DUF3448); AMP-binding enzyme~TIGRFAM: acetate--CoA ligase): MSQPTIESVLHENRLFKPPAEFSQQAHIKSLDEYRQLYDKAKADPQAFWAELAEQELHWFQKWDTVMDWQPPFVKWFVNGKINISYNCLDRHLHTWRRNKAALIWEGEPGDSRTLTYAQLHREVCQFANVLKQLGVKKGDRVGIYMPMIPEAAIAMLACARIGAPHSVVFGGFSAEALRDRLVDAEAKLVVTADGGWRKDAIVPLKDQVDKALATNGAPSVENVLVVQRTKQTVHMEPGRDHWWHDLQQGASADCPAEPMDSEDMLFILYTSGSTGKPKGVVHTTGGYNLYTHMTTKWIFDLRDTDVYWCTADVGWITGHSYIVYGPLSNGATTLMYEGAPRPSNPGCFWDVIEKYGVNIFYTAPTAIRAFIKMGEHLPNARNLSSLRLLGTVGEPINPEAWMWYYRVIGRERCPIVDTWWQTETGGIMITALPGAIPTKPGSATLPFPGILAEIVDLDGNPAATNEGGYLAVTHPWPGMMRTVYGDPDRFRRTYWEHIPPRDGQYLYFAGDGARQDEDGYFWVMGRVDDVINVAGHRLGTMEIESALVSHPAVAEAAVVGKPDELKGQDIVAFVTLEGNVSASDELKNELKKHVADEIGAIARPGEIRFADALPKTRSGKIMRRLLRSLASGEDVSGDTSTLEDRSVLEKLRQG
- a CDS encoding Zn-dependent protease (IMG reference gene:2510094810~PFAM: Peptidase family M50), translating into MFFTELFTNPVFFFRYVAIVIISITVHELAHGWVAVAQGDDTPQKTGHLTPNPLVHIGVGSIIFLCVAGIAAGQMPVNPAKFRSPRLSSILVSAAGPCSNLALGLLCIVILNLITKTSSAHVWSVDLFLLATQINLVLFLFNLLPAPPLDGFRISCEFFPEFKLLDDAIGVFLLMILLLMPATVPGLVRLADMAIAVMTGLSR